In the genome of Neodiprion pinetum isolate iyNeoPine1 chromosome 2, iyNeoPine1.2, whole genome shotgun sequence, one region contains:
- the tio gene encoding protein tiptop, which produces MRSKQQPRPSFRWPQQRGGDNLTGEDGVEGSGPGTDLQGEEGDCADEDGPVSPSDRGCGVPANKEDEEGSPSEEDDEDEPPTSTPPPAASPLTSTRLNPAGLRDTGPPDRDPMSPRCPSRESRESSGPTAGSPPLPPRSSASPVSPTGIVPLPLGAHPLLPPHSAAVMAAYIQQTHQRLLLGHSPLSRGSVSPLVSSSCSPPAATPGLLVSPNSGGDLSPGATTLPAVLDFSTRKASSTEEEEDDTALNLSKPPTPSSSSETNNGPLDLSVPSRKRPGPEDSPPPPPRKSSRLASTTSHQESYGRPVVSPWTSPVVASHFPYFAAAVAAATSQQQLSPKASGGVDHQLWNGKMKPPAALEKPYQPSDATKALEKMSELSKIGGDDLYRPGSGNSGSGNAVTGSSSRHSAWQSHWLNKGAEQAKDVLKCVWCKQSFPTLAAMSTHMKEAKHCGVNMPVPPPPSALHQQQQPPQMPSIQAPQHQPQTSTSASSGGTPSSKQSPSELNLLIKETMPLPRKLVRGQDVWLGKGAEQTRQILKCMWCGQSFRSLAEMTSHMQQTQHYTNIISQEQIISWKSSDENKGSGTGGGGGGGAGGGPPTGGSSGHPAGGGPGSGATSSHVSAVLTCKVCDQAFSSLKELSNHMVKNSHYKEHIMRSITESGGRRRQTREKRKKSLPVRKLLELERAQNEFKNGDASGGLGHTLGKHAGRITCEKCGDKIETTIFVDHIRQCIGAGVVGMSQRNFLKNALMSNHAPPPSGPPESGRKSVSEDASSVSSRHHRSPSSASDATTPGKETPTPTPTETPNSSPSVLNAIEKLIEKSFDSRARHGASGLHHSQAGAPMGSSILKRLGIDESVDYMKPLVDPQSMNLLRSYQQQHYNAAVAARRERSGSESSSISERGSGRTDVMTPERRSMDLSGGHERLSHPQHHHRVTPDKQPTLPARLPHPEESGDEEQQPVIKKEPREEDGDATPEENLEQRRDRDVVVKKEVLEDREEEDHQPAYNHQQRGSHNDATTTATSAEDDRAAMSPPVNPPTPRPSSGVEQVARSPCRNSTSSPTSSDRSVTPRGTPDTKTSSSLGALSSMFDSLSGGGGGGPGGGGSDAQGRKTSSHPLAALQKLCDKTETRGSSSGGSRSGAGTSSSHGQTGSGGGGGGGGGSSGGGGGGNSGGGSGLGQAPGSTPGAILAFSWACNDAVVTADSIMKCAFCDTPFISKGAYRHHLSKMHFVKDGVIPDPMTVGRSPSQAQSSSGGPGHSAPSPPSQRNKSPPIAQPNGSPSQPAPSPLEESPHSKFLKYTELAKQLSSKYV; this is translated from the exons GGGAGGACGGCGTGGAGGGATCTGGTCCAGGAACGGACCTCCAGGGCGAGGAGGGCGACTGCGCCGATGAAGACGGCCCCGTGAGTCCCAGCGACCGGGGCTGCGGTGTTCCAGCCAAcaaagaagacgaagaaggaTCGCCTTCGGAGGAAGACGACGAAGACGAACCACCGACTTCCACTCCACCTCCAGCTGCGTCCCCCTTAACGTCCACGCGGCTTAATCCCGCAGGACTGAGAGACACCGGACCCCCCGACAG ggaTCCAATGAGTCCCCGCTGCCCGTCGAGAGAATCGCGGGAATCGTCCGGTCCAACAGCCGGAAGTCCTCCCCTCCCGCCGCGAAGCAGCGCAAGCCCGGTCAGTCCTACCGGCATAGTTCCGCTACCACTGGGCGCGCATCCCCTGTTGCCTCCGCATTCGGCAGCGGTGATGGCGGCCTACATCCAGCAGACCCATCAGCGGCTCCTCCTGGGACACTCGCCGCTGTCCCGAGGTTCAGTCTCGCCTTTGGTCTCGTCGTCCTGTTCCCCACCAGCGGCAACCCCGGGTCTCCTAGTGTCGCCGAACAGCGGAGGCGACTTGTCACCAGGTGCGACAACGCTGCCAGCAGTGCTGGATTTCAGCACAAGAAAAGCGTCCTCGacggaggaagaggaggacgaCACCGCCCTGAACCTCAGCAAACCGCCAACCCCGTCTTCCTCCTCGGAGACGAATAACGGACCCCTGGATCTCTCGGTTCCGAGTCGGAAGCGACCGGGTCCGGAAGACTCGCCGCCACCACCGCCGCGGAAGTCCTCAAGGTTGGCGTCAACGACGAGTCACCAAGAGTCGTACGGACGCCCCGTGGTCTCTCCGTGGACGTCGCCGGTGGTGGCGTCCCACTTTCCGTACTTTGCTGCCGCCGTGGCAGCGGCAACTAGTCAGCAACAGCTATCGCCGAAGGCCTCGGGGGGCGTGGATCACCAGCTTTGGAACGGCAAGATGAAGCCGCCCGCGGCACTCGAGAAGCCGTACCAACCGAGCGACGCGACCAAAGCGCTCGAGAAAATGAGCGAGCTGAGCAAGATCGGCGGCGACGACCTCTACCGGCCCGGAAGCGGGAATTCCGGGTCCGGAAACGCTGTGACCGGCTCAAGCAGCCGGCACAGCGCGTGGCAGTCCCACTGGCTGAACAAGGGCGCCGAGCAGGCCAAGGACGTCCTCAAGTGCGTTTGGTGCAAGCAGAGCTTTCCCACCCTCGCGGCGATGTCGACGCACATGAAGGAGGCCAAGCACTGCGGCGTCAACATGCCGGTACCTCCGCCGCCCTCGGCTCtccaccagcagcagcagcctcCCCAAATGCCGAGCATTCAGGCCCCCCAACACCAGCCTCAAACATCGACCAGCGCGAGCAGCGGCGGGACGCCGAGCAGCAAACAGAGCCCCTCGGAATTGAACCTCTTGATAAAGGAGACGATGCCGTTGCCGAGGAAGCTGGTCAGAGGCCAGGACGTGTGGCTCGGGAAGGGAGCCGAGCAAACGCGGCAGATATTGAAGTGCATGTGGTGCGGTCAGAGCTTCCGTTCCCTTGCCGAAATGACCTCGCACATGCAGCAGACCCAGCACTACACCAACATCATATCTCAGGAGCAGATAATCTCGTGGAAATCATCGGACGAGAACAAGGGTAGCGGTACCGGCGGCGGAGGCGGGGGTGGAGCCGGGGGTGGCCCACCGACGGGCGGAAGCAGCGGTCACCCCGCCGGCGGGGGGCCGGGTTCCGGGGCGACGAGCAGCCACGTGAGCGCCGTGCTTACCTGCAAGGTTTGCGATCAGGCGTTCAGTTCTCTGAAAGAGCTGAGCAATCACATGGTGAAGAACTCCCACTACAAGGAGCACATTATGCGCTCGATTACGGAGAGCGGAGGCCGGCGTCGGCAGACGAGGGAGAAGCGAAAAAAGTCACTTCCGGTCAGGAAGCTACTTGAGCTCGAGCGGGCGCAGAACGAATTCAAGAACGGGGACGCGTCGGGGGGGCTCGGTCACACGCTTGGAAAACACGCGGGGCGAATAACGTGCGAAAAGTGCGGGGACAAGATAGAGACGACGATATTCGTTGACCATATACGCCAGTGTATCGGGGCCGGGGTCGTCGGCATGAGCCAGAGGAACTTCCTGAAGAACGCCCTGATGTCGAACCACGCTCCGCCCCCCAGCGGGCCCCCCGAAAGCGGCAGGAAGAGCGTCAGCGAAGACGCGTCCTCCGTCTCTTCGAGGCATCACCGGTCACCGTCTTCGGCGAGCGACGCGACTACCCCCGGCAAGGAGACCCCGACCCCGACACCGACGGAAACCCCGAACTCCTCACCTTCCGTCCTCAACGCGATCGAGAAGCTGATCGAGAAGAGTTTCGACTCCCGGGCGCGGCACGGCGCTTCCGGTCTCCACCATTCCCAGGCCGGTGCCCCGATGGGATCGAGCATCCTGAAGCGCCTCGGCATCGACGAGTCCGTCGACTACATGAAACCCCTGGTCGACCCCCAGTCCATGAACCTGTTGCGGTCCTACCAGCAGCAGCACTACAACGCAGCGGTCGCCGCGAGGCGGGAGCGAAGCGGAAGCGAATCGAGCTCGATATCGGAGCGGGGCAGCGGGCGAACGGACGTGATGACGCCGGAGCGTAGATCGATGGATCTTTCCGGAGGCCACGAGCGACTCTCCCACCCCCAGCATCACCACCGAGTAACACCGGACAAGCAGCCGACGCTTCCGGCGCGGCTTCCGCACCCCGAAGAGTCCGGTGACGAGGAGCAGCAACCGGTGATAAAGAAAGAGCCTCGGGAGGAAGACGGCGACGCGACGCCCGAGGAGAACCTCGAACAGCGTCGGGATCGCGACGTCGTCGTGAAGAAGGAGGTTCTCGAGGATCGCGAGGAGGAGGATCACCAACCGGCCTACAACCACCAGCAGCGGGGCAGCCACAACGACGCGACAACGACCGCAACCTCCGCCGAGGACGATCGCGCGGCCATGTCACCCCCGGTGAACCCGCCAACCCCGAGACCTAGTTCCGGAGTCGAACAGGTCGCCAGGAGTCCCTGCAGAAACAGCACCAGCAGTCCGACCAGCAGCGATCGCTCCGTCACTCCGCGCGGAACACCGGACACCAAGACCTCCAGTAGTCTTGGCGCGCTCTCGTCGATGTTCGACAGCCTCTCCGGCGGCGGAGGCGGCGGTCCTGGGGGCGGGGGGTCGGACGCTCAGGGTAGAAAGACGAGCAGTCACCCGCTAGCAGCGCTCCAAAAACTCTGCGACAAGACTGAGACTCGCGGCTCGAGTTCCGGGGGCTCGAGGAGCGGCGCCGGTACCTCGTCGAGTCACGGTCAGACCGGAAGCGGCgggggcggcggcggcggcggggGAAGTTCGGGGGGCGGAGGGGGCGGTAATTCGGGGGGTGGAAGTGGCCTGGGACAGGCGCCGGGCTCGACGCCTGGCGCGATTCTCGCCTTCAGCTGGGCCTGCAACGACGCCGTCGTAACCGCCGATTCGATAATGAAGTGCGCCTTCTGCGACACGCCGTTCATATCGAAGGGTGCCTACAGGCATCACCTTTCCAAGATGCACTTCGTCAAGGACGGCGTCATCCCCGACCCTATGACCGTAGGCCGGTCACCGTCTCAGGCCCAGTCCTCCTCCGGGGGCCCGGGGCATTCCGCCCCCTCGCCGCCTTCGCAAAGGAACAAGTCGCCCCCGATCGCCCAGCCCAACGGAAGCCCCTCGCAGCCGGCCCCCTCGCCCCTCGAGGAAAGCCCACACTCCAAGTTCCTCAAGTATACGGAGCTCGCAAAGCAGCTTTCGAGCAAGTATGTATAG